The Xenopus tropicalis strain Nigerian chromosome 2, UCB_Xtro_10.0, whole genome shotgun sequence genome window below encodes:
- the cela1.1 gene encoding chymotrypsin-like elastase family member 1, which yields MLRLLVLAVLVLGGHCSGNLRFLEENSRVVGGTNASPNSWPWQISLQIQSGSGFSHTCGGSLIRTDRVLTAAHCVDRAGPFRVILGEHNLSVNEGPEQIIAVSKIVKHVNWNPNNVAAGWDIALLYLASSASLNSNVQLASLPSNGAILAHNSPCIITGWGRTVTNGPLPAILQQAPLPSVAHATCSTSSYWGSTVKTSMVCAGGDGVTAGCNGDSGGPLNCPNNGVYEVHGIASFVSSLGCNAYLKPTVFTRVSAYIDWINSNI from the exons ATGTTGAGACTACTGGTACTCGCTGTATTGGTCCTTGGTG GACATTGTTCTGGAAACCTCCGTTTCCTGGAGGAAAATTCTCGTGTAGTTGGAGGGACTAATGCTTCCCCAAATTCTTGGCCATGGCAG ATTTCACTCCAGATCCAGTCTGGCAGCGGCTTTTCCCATACTTGTGGTGGTTCCTTGATCCGCACCGATAGAGTCCTGACAGCTGCTCACTGTGTGGACAG GGCCGGACCTTTCCGTGTGATACTGGGTGAGCACAACCTGAGTGTGAACGAGGGCCCCGAGCAGATCATTGCTGTTTCTAAAATTGTCAAGCACGTCAACTGGAACCCAAACAATGTCGCAGCTGG ATGGGACATTGCTCTGCTGTATCTGGCCTCCAGTGCCTCCTTGAACAGTAACGTGCAACTGGCTTCACTCCCCAGTAATGGAGCTATTCTGGCCCACAATTCCCCTTGCATTATTACTGGATGGGGCAGGACTGTCA CCAATGGACCACTTCCCGCCATCCTGCAGCAGGCCCCTCTGCCTTCAGTAGCCCACGCAACTTGCTCTACTTCTTCCTACTGGGGGAGCACAGTCAAGACCTCCATGGTTTGCGCTGGTGGTGATGGAGTTACCGCTGGATGCAAT GGAGATTCTGGTGGACCCCTCAACTGCCCTAACAATGGTGTATATGAAGTTCACGGCATTGCCAGTTTCGTGTCCTCCCTGGGATGTAATGCTTACCTCAAGCCCACCGTGTTCACCAGAGTCTCTGCTTACATTGACTGGATCAACAGT